Proteins from a single region of Equus asinus isolate D_3611 breed Donkey chromosome 17, EquAss-T2T_v2, whole genome shotgun sequence:
- the LOC106822555 gene encoding olfactory receptor 9Q1-like: MENKNLTLVTEFLLIAFTDYPGWTLPLFFLFLFIYLITLLGNLGMIILIRVDLRLHIPMYFLLSHLSFMDICYSSVTVPQMMAMLLEHGIVLSYTRCAAQFFLFTFFGSIDCYLLALMAYDRYVAVCQPLLYVTIMTQKARLGFVAGAYIAGLFSALVRTVSAFTLSFCGTNEINFIFCDLPPLLKLTCGDSYTQEVVIIVFAIFVIPACMVVILVSYLFIILAIMRISSARGRAKTFSTCASHLTTVLLFFGTLIFMYLRDDSGRSPQEDQVVSVFYTTVIPMLNPLIYSLRNKEVKEALRKILNRAKLS, translated from the coding sequence ATGGAAAACAAGAACCTCACCTTGGTGACTGAATTCCTCCTTATTGCATTCACTGACTATCCTGGATGGAcactccctctcttcttcctgtttctatttatctatctcaTCACCTTATTGGGGAACTTGGGCATGATTATCCTGATCCGTGTGGATCTCCGACTCCACATCCCAATGTACTTCCTTCTGAGTCACCTCTCCTTCATGGACATCTGCTACTCATCTGTCACTGTGCCTCAGATGATGGCCATGTTGTTGGAGCATGGGATTGTTTTATCCTACACACGCTGTGCTGCGCAGTTCTTCCTCTTCACCTTCTTTGGATCCATTGACTGCTACCTTCTGGCCctcatggcctatgaccgctatgtggctgTATGCCAACCTCTGCTTTACGTCACCATCATGACGCAGAAGGCTCGTTTGGGTTTTGTGGCTGGAGCTTACATTGCTGGTCTCTTCAGTGCCTTGGTGAGAACAGTCTCAGCTTTCACTCTCTCCTTCTGTGGAACCAATGAGATCAACTTCATTTTCTGTGACCTCCCTCCTCTTTTAAAGCTGACCTGTGGGGATAGCTATACGCAGGAAGTAGTAATTATCGTGTTTGCCATTTTTGTCATTCCTGCCTGCATGGTGGTGATCTTGGTGTCCTACCTGTTTATCATCTTGGCCATTATGCGGATCTCCTCAGCTAGAGGCAGGGCCAAGACCTTTTCTACGTGTGCTTCCCACCTTACCACTGTGTTACTCTTCTTTGGCACCCTCATCTTCATGTATCTGAGAGATGACTCTGGCCGGTCCCCACAGGAGGATCAGGTGGTGTCTGTGTTCTATACAACAGTGATTCCCATGTTGAATCccctcatctacagcctgaggaacaaggaagtgaaggaggccCTGAGGAAAATTCTAAACAGAGCCAAGTTGTCCTAA